In Ananas comosus cultivar F153 linkage group 14, ASM154086v1, whole genome shotgun sequence, the genomic stretch ATTATGCTTTGCAGAGCAAGCTTCATTGTTGGAGTCATTCGTTGCGGCTATGaaattcatcatttctttctcaTTGTTGACTAAGGACTCTTGATATTGGTGGGGAAACCATTTCGGCATCCTTTTCCTCATGACCTCTATTATGGATCTCTTGTCGGCTGGGCTCATATGCAAGTCTTCTTTTGTTACAAAGATGAGAGACAGTGTATTTTCTATTATGAGTATTGTAAGCTGTGGTGGAAGGGCATGTAATGCTTTAAGTTTAGGAAGATGCGAGAGCTCAAGTGATATGCATGATCGGTAAATCTGGTCCATCATCAGTGGGAGCGCTTCTAGCATTCCACACCACGTCAGTGCAAATTCCTGAATATCGGATGTTTGACATTCGGGCCAAGACGGGCACGACCGTCCTCGATACCCATCTAAACTCAGGCTGGTAAGATAGGGAGGCAATTGGAGGCCCTCGAGAATTTCGACATCCAAATCAGAATTTACATTGTCCTCACCATCGCGCCATACCAACTGGAGCATATCAAGAtgctccttttcttttaaattggCTGCAATGGCGCTATCCCTGCTCTCAACATTCTCGAGATTATCAATGCACAAGCGTCCTCGAAGTTCATTCAAGTTCTGTAGTTGCTCTAGCTCatatcctttttcctttttcaccTGAAAATGTTTTAGGCCTTGCAAGGAAGTTAACTTGCCAATGTCAGGTATCCCCGAAATTAAATCAGAATTTGCCTCTAGATACCTCAAGCTAACCAAGTTATTAAGACG encodes the following:
- the LOC109720123 gene encoding putative disease resistance protein RGA4; translation: MKHLRVLEISSTSVFVLPESVCTLYQLQVLRIKSASSLPKRLNNLVSLRYLEANSDLISGIPDIGKLTSLQGLKHFQVKKEKGYELEQLQNLNELRGRLCIDNLENVESRDSAIAANLKEKEHLDMLQLVWRDGEDNVNSDLDVEILEGLQLPPYLTSLSLDGYRGRSCPSWPECQTSDIQEFALTWCGMLEALPLMMDQIYRSCISLELSHLPKLKALHALPPQLTILIIENTLSLIFVTKEDLHMSPADKRSIIEVMRKRMPKWFPHQYQESLVNNEKEMMNFIAATNDSNNEACSAKHNKSAPAADVDITAVWGRWLEVHERKMELIYSRQNEAKLLLPSTLTELWLKGCNITNRALSASLQTLTSLTRLSLEEIRTVTRLPSADVLGKLTSLQAIILRECWAITSLGGMGSLPCLTDXF